taattcccggcctacagagcgcacctggttataagcctcacccagtaggtttgtaaaggaaataccatttggtacacacgtacaccgcagccgtgtaaaagccgcaagtgcccatattgaaacacgagatatttacaaagaaatacggtacacagagtttaacgctaacgctagcgctgtgctaacgctagtgccacgttAACACTAACGCTCGCGCtgcgctaagagggccggttaaaaaaaaacatactggcaaaaattactgagacatggcagtaacacgccagcACAGCGATAACAGGAcccgaccggtaaaagtcacttcctcggcacatacattccaccgatgtcacttttaccttttccgctcgagtgcccccttgtgacTGTTAggaaaaatgcccaaattagccgcatcaccgcataaaccgcagggttgaaagcgtgtgaaaaaagttgcgggcCCGAAATGACGGTGTATATAGCGGGTGATTATTGCATGTGGCGAAAGCAGTTTTTCAGTCGTGTGTTGAAAAAGAGCAGATTGAGCCGCTAGCCGTGCGCATGTTTAATTGTGTTCCATTTCAACACTACCCTCACGTTGGCCGTCTGACACgtagccccaaaaaaaaaaaaaaaaaaaaaaaaaaaaaaaaaaaacgccaacgGTTAAACAAGAGAACTTGTGTCGTCAACGAAAACATGAGTCACTGCGGCCGCCGGGCGATAAAAGTGTTGCCCTCGGAAATATTCAGCCAATGGGATGTGagtggtggggggttgggggggggggtcgagttCCTTTGGTGCACCTTGCGACGATGCTtttgatcgggaagacaaaACTtaaagacggggggggggggggggttggaccTCGAGGTGGGGCGATATTTACTGGCTCATCTGGGTTTCCATTGCTTGGGCGGCCCAGTCGGGAGCCGCCTGTCGGATCTTTTCCAGGAGGTTGTTGACTTGGAAACACAGCGACTGGATCTGCTTGTCCCACGTGGGGAGCGGCTCCCGtgctggggaagaaaaaaaataaaaaatgtattagtacgctctttgtcctcactggtAGGACAATTCAGGGCGCCGGTGGAATGACTGGGAGTAACTAGTGGCATGAACTTTGGAATACAGCAGAgtaattacatgtttttggtaGTACGAGTGGAAATGACTCGTGATATTATTGCTCTTTGGATGGGGAATTTGCGCCTCCTTGTGGATATCTTATGAAGCTTCATCAAGCATTTTACGAATAAAACatagtgatgcctcggttctcgaccacaatccgttccaggaggttcgagaagtgatttgttcgaaaaccaaattgatgtttcccattacaatgaatgcaaaaagaaataatgcgttccaagcctaaaaaatgggctttttaaagcattttttttgattttcctgataataaactgcatagtagatatacatgtatagtttaaataatttacataataaaataatttaagaaatatatttactttttgcttaaaatgtacgctTTTTTGCCGTAtatgtagcgactcggcccccagccttgtaaaattcttttattaacaaaagtgcagaataactttaaacaagcaacttgccttctttggagccaggattgggggttaatacggtaatcctcgataagaagaaaaacaacagtcactacggggacacgtctgcgttatacagaataacaaaagtgcgctggttccGGGACGCGGGTTATGTgatttccaagtttttttttttcggggggcgttcgaattgacaataacaaaacgcctcgtgggtgggtcagctacTTGCGCCGCGTGCATTACATTATTTccggattttgttgttgttttgttgttcattcgaaaacagaagcaaaaaaaaataaaaatctcaaaattttcgtttgaaaacggggacgttcgagaaccgaggctttactgtatttgtgaGAAGAGCTAAGGTTATCGATTTGCGAACTGGTTAAAGACGTTTGTTACACAGGTCACAAGTGTATGGGAAGGGGAAACCTATCACAGGCGATCTAGAAAGTATTCGCCTCAATTAATGGGACTTCAGTGTagtcgcccccaccccccccccaaaaaaaaaaaatgccacacacTCTCAAAGTGTACGATGCCATCAATCTGGTCGATGAATCCGTTCATGCGTCCTTCGGTGATCATCTGCGATGCAATCTTCTCGGCCTGTAGATAAACGTCAACAACGAGTctataaatgtgtaataaaacaacaaaatgcaatCAGGTACAGGTGATTGTGCTTTGCTTAGGAATTACGCGTCAAGGTTGTCATGGGCGCGGGACATCGAAttcaacaaacacaacagttAAAGTGCAAAGTGACAGTCGCGACACGTCGCCGCtgaggggttaaaaaaaaaacgcgtctTTTGAGTCCATCCGCGTTCCTCACTTTGGCTGGAGGGATTTCCAAAAGTGCTCCGAGCTCTTCAAACGTGATGTTGTTGTAGAGTTTACTGGCGGATAGCAGGTTGTGTTCGATTACAGCTCTGTCCAGGATGCTGGAGCCTGCAAAGAAATCCATAGATACCGTTAATCAAAAATATGTGACGTTCAAATCACGAACCACTCGGACACAAATCATACGAAAtaacttcatccattttctatagcatttgtcattttcacacgctttcaaccctgcggtttatgcagcgatgcggctaatttgtgctttttttttcctaacggccacaagggggcactcgagcggaaaaggtaagagtaagaccagtggaatatacgtgccaaggaagtgacttttactggtccggccctgttagcgctggcgagtgtgttactgctgtgtctcagtaatttttgccagtatgtgtttttttttttttttttagccggccTGGTTAGCtattagcatggcgctagcattagtgttaaactctgtgcaccgtctttctttgtaaatatctcgggtttcaatgtgggcacttgcgccttttacacggctgcggcgtacgtatgtaccaaatggtatttcctttacaaatgtactgggtgagcctcataaccaggtgcgctctgtaggccggaaattacggtacatatatGTACAAGTCACAAAAATTGAGTTGAACATTTCGTTTGGTTTGTTGGTTCAATAAAAACGACCTTGTGGTATAATAACTATATAAAACTAGTATAAGATATAGATTACAAGGGTGTTTGAATATTTCTGGAATTACAATATTATCAACATTGTGCCATTCACGCACTTCCATTTTAAAGTTGCTTGTGGGTACTGACCGTCTGCCGTGGTGGCCTTCTGGTGAGGCATAAGCATGGCGGCAAACTCCTGCAGCTGGTTGCCCCGGATGATGCGGTCCAGGTACATCTTTTCTAGAATCCCGTACGCTGCCAGCTGCTGGCAGCGCTCGTCCTTAAAGAGGGTGGCCAACATGCGGGAACGCTGCTGGCCTGGTACGTCAGCAAAATAAGGATAACGGATAAAGTCACTCCCCGCCATCAGTGTTGTAACCAGGTTGCTAATTTAGCACTTTTGTTGCTAGATTTGACAAAAATTTCAGAGGCCAGCCTGGCAACTAGTTTCTAGGCACCAAAACGAAAGCACCTttggacaaaaatacaaaaaggtgACGCCAAtagcaaatccatccatccttccattttcttagccgcttatcctcacaagggtcgcggggagtgctggagcctatcccagctgtcaacgggcaggaggcggggtacaccctgaactggttgccagccaatcgccgggcacatagagacaaacagccgcactcacaatcacacctaggggcaatttagagtgtccaattaatgttgcattttttcgggatgtgggaggaaaagggagagcccggagaaaagccacgtaggcacggggagaacctgcaaactccatacatgcaggaccgggatcgaacccaggactttaaaactgtgaggccaacgctttaccagctgatgcaccgtgccgcccaatagCAAATCATCAGAGGAAAAACATTTCCGGACGTTTGGGTAAGCTAATCAAGCGCACCTCTAGAAATGGAAAGGTAGACAGACTTACTGAGGTTTCGAGTGAAAGTGCGCTCCATTTGCTTACCCAAACATCCAGGTCTTTGATTGGAGTGACATTCAACCCACAAGTTCGTATTCTGTGTACACGTAATAACTAAAGTGTGGCCACGATTTAGTATTTTGTGAGCACAAATTTGAATTTTGCATGTAGATATTTTGAGGCAACAACTGAATTATTTTCCACATGCCCCAAAAATGAGTACACAACAATGCGCGTACCTGCGGACGCAAGAATGGTGCAGTTGAGCGCGTGTTTGAGCGCCTCGAGACGCTCGCTCTCGTGGACAATGGATTTGTAAGACAGCTCGTTGTATCGCTGCGCCGCCTCGATGAACTTCCTCCTGAAGTCGAGGACTCTGGCGTAGCACACCTGAGCGTGAGAGAATCGTGTATTTCAAACACGGGACCGCAATTTTTGACACCCGGGCCTGTTCACCTTGTAGTGTATTTGCAGCTGCTCGTTGGAGGACTCATTTTGAAGCAGCGAGGCTCTGTTGATGTAGGCCTCGGCCTGCACCGGGTCGTCGTCCTCAAGGTACAGTCGGGCTATTTTCAGGTAGGTGTCTAACTTGTAGTCGACATTATATTGCCTGAAAGGGACcgaaaaaacaaagacattaaAAGACGGGGAAGGCGCCAAAGGGAGAAAAGATTTGCGCTCCTTGCTTACTTTTGCCCCGTTTCCAAAGGGATGCCAACTAAAACCTGAGCGGCGTTCCTCCAGTCGCCCTCCTTTTCGTAAATGGTTGCTAAGTGCTGTCGGATGGAGGCCACCTGCGCACAGTTAATAACACAATAATAATTTGAAGGTGTGGGAAGATGGCCATGACataagagaagaaaaataagaggaaaaaaaggacagaaaatgctgaaagtgtGGGAACCATTTTAGACATATAATCGTTGTTACACTGTTCTCATATTTAAGATTTCAACATCTCTGAAGAAGACAGGACGAATTATGAATTTGTGGCTACTTTACTAAGACGGTGACAATTATATccatgaagatgatgatgtgtattaagaatgtttttttgcttttttaaaaaaataaaaatgacccaTTTTATCCATTGACTCGATCGTTTGACGCAATTTTCAGTTGAAAACTATGgaagtaccgtcatttccggcctatgagccgtgacttttttccacgtGCTTTCAACCATGCGGTTTACGTGGtggtgtggctaatttgtgcatttttttctaactgccacaagggggcgctccaggaaaaaaaaacacgcaagcgtgagacgggtggaatatatttgccgaggaagtgacttttaccggtccggccctgttagcgatgCGCTAGTGtgtaactgccgtgtctcggtgatttttaatggtatgctagcgttagcatctcTGAAAAAGACACCCAGAAGGACGGCGCGCAGGAGCTGAGACAAGGTAAAATTAGCTAATTAGGAATTTGTGACTACTTTATTCTGACGGTGACATTATGTCCGTGATATGTATTAAGAATGGGTCTTTTttcaatctgtttttctgtatctaAAACTATGGaagtagcgtaatttccggcctataagccgcgacttttccCCCACAGGCTTTCgaccccgcggtttatgcggcgatgcggctaagtacggccgcaagggggcgcttgagctgaaaaggtaagagtgagactggtgaaatatatgtgccgaggaagtgacttttaccggtctggccctgttagcgctacgctagcgtataactgccgtgtctcggtgattttcactgttatgttttttttttaccggctctgtttgcgcaatgctagcgttagcacagcggcgctagctttaaactATCTGTGTACcatctgtctttgtaaatatctcgtgtttcaatgcaggtttcaatgtgggcacttgcggcttttagacGGCTGAggcctacgtatgtaccaaatggtatttcctttacaaatgtactgggttagttttataatccggtgcgctccgttgaccggaaattatggtactttttAGTCTTGTAAAAATATTGACAACTATGATCTCTTTCCAGGTAGTATTATAactttgtatttgtgtttttacttagaaaaattatttttgtaaaactatATACTTTCATAATTGTTacgtggtgttttttttctcttgtgaAATTCTACTTTAATCTTAGTGGAACCACGACTGCTTTCTTGTAAAATTGTCTTACGTGTAGTATAAGAAAgctaaaatttttattttgcttgtaACTATTTTTTCTcgtacagatgatttttttttgtggggtaaaagccacatttcaaaaaaatgaggacttaattcctattaaaaaaaaaaaaaattaaatttttggctttttttccaaCAGGTAGGGTTATTTCAGGTCAggaccgaacacccagccaatcgcagttacgctttcttcgtcacgtgacgtcacatacactTATTCACTTAGAACCGTAGAAAACCAAAATACTACAATATTCAGTAGCTGCAGGCCTACAGAAGTTACACAGGTGCGTAATATGAATTATTCATATATGATATGTCTAACATTATTGAACATTGTATAAGTATTTGTTTCACAAACAGCGGAAAGAGTTGTGATTTAATTGAAGCGCTTACCTGCTCCTCGAAGGAAATGACTCTCGGCTGGATCTTCTCCAAGGTGAAGTGATACACCGCCTTGGCGGTGGCGTCGGGCAAGTTGGGCAGATGCGTACAGAAGTCAGTAAGCAGCTGTCTGGAGATGACGAGACTCACATTTTCATTGACCACTAtgagggaataaaaaaaaaaaaaaaaaaaaaaagaaatacaggaGAGGAAACTGTACCTTTACGTAGAAAGACTCAATACTATCGAGGTCTTTAAAAGTGAATGAAAGTGTTGCATACTTGCTTCAACAAAGGCCTTCAAGGACTCGAGTTGATCTGCATCTGTGAACTGAACAGCCTTTTCCAAGATTTGCCTATATCTTTGTGGAGACAGAGCATTTCAACCATGTCAAGCACTTCGTCACGTCCTTGAGAAGAGCTAATGgaattaattataattaaacTATGATTTGGATTTATGGTATGTAGTCCAACACAAAGCAATATTTGTTAGCTATTACCACGAGATGCAAATTATCCGAAAATGTGTGTGATACCTACGCGAGTAATAATTGTTTTAATTACCAAATCTATACGAACAAACCGGTTTTAATGGCAAATAGATGTTATTCGAAAAATAACACCAAACTAGATACCTAATCAAAAGCCGCTAacgttagcttagcttgctcTGTCATGGTAACCCCGGCATCGCTTTAGTCAAACTGGGCGCTTCGTATTCCGTCTTAGAGCGAGTTTTAAATGGAAAACGTAAAATAAAACGCGTTTATAGTAAACCCAACGTACTTGGCCGAAAGATCTTTGTGAGAGCCAAACGAATTCATCAGCTGTGCGAGCTCCTGCCGCACTTCGGTGGCCATGGTCGCGCCGTCCGGGTTGACAACCACGCCACTTCCGTCGCGAAAAGGGTCCACTTCCGCTAAGTGATGaaagatttcaaaacatttttttaattttattatttagaaTCATAACTATAAGTTATAATTTTGATGTTCAattggcattttcatttcttaaaaaaatgggagaatCCCGCAAATCGGAGTTAACAATTTTATCTAGGACGATACTGCTTATAGTCGCTAGATGGTGCTGTTTGCAAAGGTAAAATCGAGGCAGTCTAATTGCTTCCATTTACCTATTGATGAAATAAACGTATAGTTTGTTTAAGTttacatatcaatttaaaaGCCGTCTTGAGctctaaattttcatttttgtacatCGCGATTAATAATCACCAATCTCAAACAAAATCCATGTTAAATTTGGAAATCCCGCAAGATTCGGTTTTGGGAGCTACGTGCTTCATCCTTTAAATTAATCACTTTCATCTAGATTATTGCATAAAGTCATATTTGGAGATAGCATTTTTGCCCCACTATAATTTATATGCGTTTTAATGTTTACTTAAtgtccatttttcaaaacaattatCCTCACAGGTGCTGGAGCCGATGGtgaatagggaaaaaaatatatactagtTTAAAGGTAATAaattatctttaaaaataaaaaaaaaaacaccaattttATTATGTTCTACTCTAacaagaaaattttaaaaatatggttCATATCTtggaccaggggtgtcaaattaaaTTTTGCCATCAGCCACCTTCTTGGTACATTTCAACAAAGTGATGGATGAGTAATTTTGAAATCATATGTCAAAGAATAGTTTGTTCAATCCAAAGgtgtaaatttgaaaaaaaaaatgcttgcattaTGTCTACataatttatttcatgaaacgatttgaaaatttgtttcagattttttagcgaaaatcatggaaattgacccaaataatttgctttcacaggccacatcaaattatgtggcgggccaaatgtggcccccgggccttgagtttgacacccgcatCCTAGAAGTacaagaaaatagatagatggaagattaattatttgtttattaattttttatattatttgctATTAGTGTGctgttatttgtttaaaattttgtttataTTGGTACAGACTTGAGCGGCACGGTGAAAAGCAAATTATTTGGGTCAGTTTCCGTGATTTTGgcttaaaatctaaaaaaaaaaaaaaaatcaaatcatttcatGAAACAAATTAGAGTGACATAATGCAAgcattttattagttttttccAAACTTACGCCTTTAGATTGAACAAACTATTGTCCATggcatcaatccatccattttctttgccgcttatcctcacgagggtcgcagggagtgcggCACCGAGATTAATTATTTGTTTAgtaattttaaatattatttgatgctattgtactgtactgtattgttatTTGTTCGACATTTTGTATATATTGGTATAAACTTGGCTAAAAgagtgaaacaaaacaaaccgcTGTGAGCAAGGGAATTCGGGCTACTGTACCTTTAAGATCTACGTCACGATGACGTCGGAGGAGGAAGGCGTGGCCGACCTGTGAAATGTCAGGGAGGAATGGCGCTCGGCGCGGTATTTTGAACAATCGTCTTTTGCTCGGCTCGCTTCGCCCGCAATTGCTGGCCGGCGTCAGATAACTCAGGTAAGTGCGACTCGGCGCGGGGGGTGCGAGGGAACACCGGCGGCACCGCCACGGGCCGGTGGGGGGGACCTGtgattttttatatatatatatattttttttggggggggggggaatgtggacaaaataaaaaacgtaAGCGGCTGAAGATGCTAGCTCGGGTTAGCCCAGATCGGCAAGTTTTGCTAGGAGTGGAGCAGTTGCGCCGATCGCTTCCCCACGGATGATGCCGCCGCTTGGGAGTCGTTCCCGGCCGGCTGACCGCTCGGTccccttgtcccccccccccgacccccgacCCGGACAACCTTGTTTATGGGATTTTGCACCCTGAGGCAAGTGTATCCGCCTTGACGGTAACGTCAAGTTGGGCGAAGTCGGCGCCAACGTTCCGTAGCCGATTTACTCgagacgttttttttgttgttattgttgcgAGTGTTGTTTGGTGTCGGTTCACCCGCAACTGTTTATTGTGCCCATCACGTccacatttgttcatttttttcttggtggaTTTTTGACGTAATACGTTGCAACTAAGCTGTTGATTTTGGCATCATTGAATACTtttcaaagaaacattttttcccccaactaaTGCTTCCAAACAACCGCattaaagtttacaaaaaaactaCACACGCAACCAactaattcaaataaaatacctCACTTTATTTAGTCGGTGCCTTTGAATCgagatttattttgctttcccAGTATCGGAATGATCTCGAGTGACAGATGGGGGGGGACAAGGCAAGGGGGCAGGATCGAAAAGCTAAATTTAGCCATAGTCGTGAAGACTCTTGCCTCTTATGTCACTTATGCGAACTTTTAACACGCTGCGTGGTGtatttaaacattatttataattcaaaaaaaatatatgtatgcaATACCTTCCCCCTTGTGTTAGCTCGCCGTTAGCCGCGCAGCTAGCAGGGCTGATGACGAGATAAAAATGGCGGATCTTTCGAAATCCATGCCCGGCCTGAAATAGTAAACCAAGCCCAGAGATCCAGCAACGGGGGACGGCGACGATGAGGCTTTTCGACCGTAATCAACTGTCAGTCCCCGTTGTAAGAGATGCCGAGTCGATTGTGACACAcgtacgctttttttttttctgacgttTTATGGCACCTTTAAGTCCGGGAAATGAGGGACTTTTGAGGGTGGACGGGGCTAACGCTAGCTTTGGCCACCCCGTCTGGTTTGTTTACGTTCTTCTCCAAAGCTTCCGAACCGGAACGCGGACGCTCTTAAACAAAGCAGCCGTGCTTACTTCTCGACATTgactttatattttcatttgtggaTCTATAATTTGGTTTTGAACATGTTCATATACTAGTACGGCAACTCTCTGAAGTCTGTCCCTCAGTAGTAAAAGTGCAGCAGTTAATAAATGAGGAACTAATCGATGATCAAATTAATCGACCACTGTTTCGATCGGAGATGTATTATTTAGAGACCACGACAAACTTgttcaaatccaaatccaaTTTCAGGCTCATCGGTAAATATTATGAAATGTATGAAATCCTCCATGAAAACAAATGGActaattttttgtttattctaaATAACGCATGTGCAAATTTTGCtttgaacaatattttttgCCGATTTTCTGCGGTCAATTTGGAATCatgtcctgtttttttaataaatgaatggaaattaattttttttttctcattgtcaAATAATGGgccgcacggtggatcagctggtaaaaggtTGGcatcaccgttctgaggacctgggttcaatcccgatcCCGcccgcgtggagtttgcattttctccccgtgcctgcgtgggttttctccgggcactccggtttcctcccacatcccaaaaacatgcaacattaatcggacactctaaattgcccctaggtgtgattgtgagtgcgactgtttgtctctatctgccctgcgattgtctggcaaccagttcagggtgtaacccgcctcctgccccgttgacagctgggataggctccagcactccccgcgaccctggtgaggataaggggcaaagtaaatggatggatggactagaaaatttgtttcagattttttccgaaaatcatggaaattgacccAGATAATTTGCTTTTacgggccacatgaaattatgtggtgggccagatgtggccccaacacattgagtttgacacccgtatGATAGAAGTTCAAGAAAATGTTTAGGGTGTTCctcgcctcctgcacgttgccagctgggataggctccagcactccccgcgaccctcgtggggattagcggcaaagaaaatggatggatggatgtaactttgtgtttgtttgcctcttccactaacacttcctattccatcacttcaaacttGGATGGATAGTCAAATAATGACAAACtgtgtttatttaaaattgttttatctGTATCAAAACAAAGCCTTTCAAAAGCTATTTATGCTAATTTTTGACCCACAAagtccatttttaagaacgtCTTATATTTATACGGAGCTGTTTACCATGAGGTCACATGCAAACGCCTGGATGACATCACTAGTAAACAAACCCTGACTTGTCATTTGGCCAAGCTGGAGCGATTGAGAAAACCGAGGAAGTAGGGGAGCACAATCATACcttgacatattttcaaaatatgaggCATTTCTCGGCCCATTTTTATTGTCTAAAGTTGCAAGCAAACATTTGAGATACCAGTGCTAATTTATGACAGCAGACCTGACAAGTAGCAGTTGAGCGGATTGCACAAATTCGTCAAAAAGAGACCACTTGCTTGCTTCAGTTTATTAATTACCACTCCCGGTTGCAAAACTAAACCCAAATAAAagagaattacatttttttttgcatttttttttaagccacacAACTGCCAAACAAAAGTGTTCTTGCATTAATGCTAACTCACAATTCAAAACTTAGACGTGATCACGAGAGCAGCGTCGATGTTGTAACACACATTTGTGCATAATAAATGCTTTATAAGCGCTTGTAAACAGACATTATAGCAATACTCCATCTTTGATATACAAATATTATTGGTGCTTTCTGAGGAATTATGACTATGTGTTACAGTGCCCTCAGGTTGCCGAGACGCGGACCCCGGAAGGAGCAGCACGTTGTCCATTGAATTGACGCGAGCATCTGTGGCACTGTGTGGTACTGTACACATGTAAGCAGTTGTTAACCTAATAACAGAAatgtctgccattt
This DNA window, taken from Syngnathoides biaculeatus isolate LvHL_M chromosome 17, ASM1980259v1, whole genome shotgun sequence, encodes the following:
- the cops4 gene encoding COP9 signalosome complex subunit 4; this encodes MATEVRQELAQLMNSFGSHKDLSAKYRQILEKAVQFTDADQLESLKAFVEAMVNENVSLVISRQLLTDFCTHLPNLPDATAKAVYHFTLEKIQPRVISFEEQVASIRQHLATIYEKEGDWRNAAQVLVGIPLETGQKQYNVDYKLDTYLKIARLYLEDDDPVQAEAYINRASLLQNESSNEQLQIHYKVCYARVLDFRRKFIEAAQRYNELSYKSIVHESERLEALKHALNCTILASAGQQRSRMLATLFKDERCQQLAAYGILEKMYLDRIIRGNQLQEFAAMLMPHQKATTADGSSILDRAVIEHNLLSASKLYNNITFEELGALLEIPPAKAEKIASQMITEGRMNGFIDQIDGIVHFETREPLPTWDKQIQSLCFQVNNLLEKIRQAAPDWAAQAMETQMSQ